A window of the Halichoerus grypus chromosome 2, mHalGry1.hap1.1, whole genome shotgun sequence genome harbors these coding sequences:
- the PTGER4 gene encoding prostaglandin E2 receptor EP4 subtype: MSTPGVNASASSTPDRPNSPVTIPAVMFIFGVVGNLVAIVVLCKSRKEQKETTFYTLVCGLAVTDLLGTLLVSPVTIATYMKGQWPGGEALCEYSTFILLFFSLSGLSIICAMSIERYLAINHAYFYSHYVDKRLAGLTLVAVYASNVLFCALPNMGLGSSRLQYPDTWCFIDWTTNVTAHAAFSYMYAGFSSFLILATVLCNVLVCGALLRMHRQFMRRTSLGTEQHHAAGPVAVPWAHCRSNPTAASPALPRLSDFRRRRSFRGIAGAEIQMVILLIATSLVVLICSIPLVVRVFINQLYQPRLVQEISKNPDLQAIRIAAVNPILDPWIYILLRKTVLSKAIEKIKCLFCRIGGSRRDRSGQHCSDSRRTSSAMSGHSRSFLSRELKEISSTSQTLLYMPDLSENGLGGRNLLPGVPAMGPVQADTTSLRTLRISETSDSSQGQDSESVLLVDEVNGSSRSGPAPKGNSLQVTFPNEMLNLSEKCI; the protein is encoded by the exons ATGTCCACTCCTGGGGTCAATGCGTCCGCCTCCTCTACCCCTGACCGTCCGAACAGCCCGGTGACCATCCCGGCGGTGATGTTCATCTTCGGGGTAGTGGGCAACCTGGTGGCCATCGTGGTGCTGTGCAAGTCGCGCAAGGAGCAGAAGGAGACGACCTTCTATACGTTGGTGTGCGGACTGGCCGTCACCGACCTGCTGGGCACGTTGCTGGTGAGCCCGGTGACCATCGCCACGTACATGAAGGGCCAGTGGCCCGGAGGCGAAGCACTCTGCGAGTACAGCACCTTCATCCTGCTCTTCTTCAGCCTGTCCGGCCTCAGCATCATCTGTGCCATGAGTATCGAGCGCTACCTGGCCATCAACCACGCCTACTTCTACAGCCACTACGTGGACAAGCGGCTGGCCGGCCTCACGCTCGTCGCGGTCTATGCGTCCAACGTGCTCTTCTGCGCGCTGCCCAACATGGGCCTGGGCAGCTCGCGGCTGCAGTACCCGGACACCTGGTGCTTCATTGACTGGACCACCAACGTGACGGCGCACGCCGCCTTCTCCTACATGTACGCGGGCTTCAGCTCCTTCCTCATTCTCGCCACCGTGCTCTGCAACGTGCTGGTGTGCGGTGCGCTGCTCCGCATGCACCGCCAGTTCATGCGCCGCACCTCGCTGGGCACCGAGCAGCACCACGCGGCGGGCCCCGTCGCGGTGCCCTGGGCCCACTGCCGGAGCAACCCGACCGCCGCCTCCCCCGCCCTGCCGCGCCTCAGCGACTTTCGCCGCCGCCGGAGTTTCCGCGGAATAGCGGGCGCCGAGATCCAGATGGTCATCTTACTCATCGCCACCTCCCTGGTGGTGCTCATCTGCTCCATCCCGCTCGTG GTACGGGTGTTCATCAACCAGTTATATCAGCCACGTTTGGTGCAAGAAATCAGCAAAAACCCAGACTTGCAGGCCATCCGGATTGCTGCTGTGAACCCCATCCTGGACCCCTGGATCTATATCCTTCTGCGGAAGACCGTGCTCAGCAAAGCAATAGAGAAGATCAAATGCCTCTTCTGCCGCATTGGCGGGTCCCGCAGGGACCGTTCGGGACAGCACTGCTCAGACAGCAGAAGGACATCGTCCGCCATGTCTGGCCACTCCCGCTCCTTCCTCTCCCGAGAGCTGAAGGAGATCAGCAGCACATCTCAGACCCTCCTATACATGCCGGACCTCAGTGAAAATGGTCTTGGCGGCCGGAATCTGCTTCCGGGTGTACCTGCCATGGGCCCGGTCCAGGCAGACACCACCTCCCTGAGGACTTTGCGAATATCAGAAACCTCGGACTCCTCCCAGGGGCAGGATTCAGAGAGTGTGTTACTGGTGGACGAGGTTAATGGGAGTAGCAGGTCTGGGCCTGCCCCCAAGGGGAACTCTCTGCAAGTCACATTTCCCAATGAAATGCTGAACTTAtcagaaaaatgtatatag